In Leptodactylus fuscus isolate aLepFus1 chromosome 9, aLepFus1.hap2, whole genome shotgun sequence, the genomic window aaacacatggaccttgTTATATAATTTACATCatatattacaatagaagataacacctctctaGAGGAGCAAAGAGGgtattgccacttacctctttggggcAATGACAACGACCTTGTTTCTTCAAAGAGCCCCCAAATCACCAAGCCATAGTTCTATGCATTACACAAGCAGGCCCACGTAGTATGTGATAGAAACGGCACAGGTGCAAAATGCTATTAAAGCAACCGCTCTCAGGCCCACAATCCAGGAGAGGGGCGGATGCCCACATTAAAAATGCACACAGATGAGGCATAGTATTATGTGACTTGGACCTGCAATTCATTAGGGTTTGGATCCCAACATTACATATGCACACAGATAAAGCTTATATAagttactggtcacatgataatATAGGGCGCATCTTATAGAAGCTTTGTCTGTGTGCTTTTGTAATGTAGGCACCCACCCCGCTCATGGATTGTAGGTGCTAGTCCCCATGCTAGGGCTAGTGCACACACAattacgcgtgtgcatattccgtcgcgtCTGCCGCGATgggatgttggtgcagtgcatggcatcccgtcgcggcaaaTGGGCctggtctggagggtgctgtcgcgaggctgACGCTGcaactgattcagctgcagaatccgcttgaagaaaggacagctcatttcttttttccgtgagcgacaTGTTGCCTGGCGgtttacatagacctccattgtgaggggacggattatgatgtggattcagcaccataatccgccccatgtgaactagcccataatgTGAGGTGCACCTTAaataggtattagagatgagcgagtactgttcggatcagccaatccgaacagcacgcacgcattgaaatgaatggaagcacctggtacttccgctttgacgccggccgcttaaccccccgcgtgccggctacgtccattcatttcaatgcgagcgtgctgttcggatcggctgatccgaacagtactcgctcatctctaataggtattATCTGTGAATATTTGTAATGCTTTATTAGTATTTTGCACCTGTGCATGGTCCTGTCTGAGTCCTGCACAGAGACTTGTTTCATCTGGTATCAGGTAAGAGGGGAAAGAAGATATTTATCTTTGATAACACAGAGTGCGACATTTCTTGCAGTAACTTTTACAATGTAATGGGTGATCGTGGAGGGTCGGATACCACAAATACACTCTTGGCCGAAAACTAGACCATATGATTTCAGGTTTATGGCCTGAATAACGTCTCCATCTATGAACTTTCAGAGGAACAAAATCTGTGTCGCACGCCGTAGAACCTATGTGTATAATAAGCCCCTTGTGGCCCTGACCATTCCTATCTAGTCCCTTTGtgtcccccacaatataatgtccccttagtgccccattGTATTGACTCTCTCACTAAGGGGTAAAATACACATAAAGCACCGGAACTGTGTTAGGAATATTTATTTGAACTTTAAATTCAACATTTGCATTAAAAATGTGACAATTTTGGGAGGGTCTTTGGTATTTTATGTGGCTATTTGAGGGTTAaacaggtgcaaaaaaaaaaaaaaaaaaagcagagtagTTGCTCATGGCAGTCAGCTCACTACTTTCATTTTACAAAATTATAGGTATCTTATTGGTTGCCATGATTAAGTAACTACTTTTTTGCCTCTCCATCCCCTCAAATGTTTGGCACTTTATTTGGACTCCTTATAGTACATAAGGAAGAAGTCAATAAGGCTATGAACAGGCCATACATTTCTCACTGTACGGTCAACGGCCATTTTGTCGGAGACCAAACCGTATAGCATCGCATAGCATCACCCGCTCACGTCTCCATGAAACGAAGTGACCCGCGCCCTCTAGTGATAAGCGGCAGCACACGCCACTGGTAGGCCCGCCCCTTCTTCTCATTGGCTGGCTCCCTAGGCGCACTCTCTGACGTCATCAGCAGTCAGTACGTTATTCGCCTGCGCCTGTTGCGCGAGGAGTCGTCATTCCCGAGCGCGCACGGTAACATCATGGGCAGCGATTTCTACCTCCGTTACTACGTGGGGCACAAGGGCAAGTTCGGCCACGAGTTTTTAGAGTTTGAGTTCCGGCCTGATGGTAAGAACCGGGAAGTAGTGGCGGGGTAGAGGCCTGGCCTTGGGGTGCTCGGTGGCGGTAGGAAGCGGCTGAGGGTCCCGGGGTGGCGGTACGTTATGTCTCCTCAGTGGCCGGGGAGCTTCTAATTACTGTGTGTGGTCTTAAAGGGCGACTCCGGCTCTACAGCTGCAGGTGAAGTCACGTGTCTGTGAGGAAGTAGCTGTAAGTGTCCCTGTCGCCGTAGGGCGAATTCACACGGTGCGGTTTAATCCACACGCAGTTATGATGCGTTTTTTGTTTTGGAAGTGAAATAATATTACAAGTAAAACATTTATAATATAACTGCACTAAAAACTGCAAGGGATTCGTTTTACTTTAATGCAGCGTTAACTGCCTAGTGTGACTGTCCccctaaggctttattcacatgacagtgtttCTTGCCTGTGATATAACAGGATGTGCTCTCACCTTCCATGGATCTGATGTTTAGGGGATATTTATGACGACACTGGTCTTCATCGCCCCATAAATAGGCTGCAGCCTCCGATGGGCAGTGCGTCTACTGAGAAATCTAtaccagcggtcagttttcaaaccccttcacttgaatgtgtccgcctgtgagtgtcttctgcctctcttctGCAAAACCAGGTTTTTTTAACTGGTCATGCAGGACttagtgtctggtttaaaaaaaaaaaaaaaaaatggctttggCGTGGAGAGGCTCATGGGCGGatactgaccaccgggtttctgtcccctgtccagtttctcgtggcagaagatggaaacccacaatgTGGACCcttggtgcaggtgtgaacctgcccacaCAGAACATTGCACAgctagggcaacacggtggctcagtggttagcactgcagccttgcagcactggagtcctgggtttgaatcccgccaggaacaacatctgcaaggagtttgtatgttcaccccgtgtttgcgtggatttccttccattctacaaagacatactgataggaaaaaaaatgtacattgtgatccttatatggggctcataatctacataaaaaaacattacACTGCTGGGAGCcccttagaagtgaatggagcgctgggCACAAGGTGGTCTTAGGCAgggcccagcagtcagacccttaTACCCTAGTCACAGGACAGGGGGTAAGTGACCACGGCGGCTCAACCCCTAGTAATGTCCAGTGCTGTCATGGTAAGGGCAACAGACAAAGGGtatgttttttgcaggtggattttgatgcagactccgcctgcaaaaacggctcccattgacctcaataggCGTCGCtcaattttgtttttctttctgctagctagtggcagaaaaaagaagcgacatgaccgaTTTGATTCAGCTGCAGCTCAAAACACACTccttcattcaggcctaatcaagaGCGGGATGCTGTGCCAAAAAAACACACAGCTGAaaaattttctgctgtgtgaacaagccctaatagTAGCGGATACAGATGGAGCCCCCCTCAGTCTGTGTCCGTTCCGATTGACTCTAATAGTAACAACGTGGCGGCCGCCGACTTCTGTCGTTTGTTTCCTTTTGTAACACAAAATGTCcagcagagggggaggggggtggctCCTGAGATGGATGAAGGCTTGTGACATTACAGATTAGACAATGTGTATACATATAGCACAGACAGTCCTGGtcctgtatatagaggaggtgacTGTAGTGATTCCTGCAAGTAACTTCTAACAGAAGACATTTTCTTTCTCAACAGGCAAGCTTCGATATGCCAATAACAGTAACTACAAGAACGACGTGATGATCAGGAAGGAGGTAAGTGGCCACAGCGCATGTCGCATCAGGATGGCGGAAGATTTCTAGAGCGGCCTGTCAGATCTCAGACTGGATGTATTCACACCAAGCAGAAGTCTTTGCTACATGAAATCACTTCCGTCCGTCTGAGCTTGTTTCTGTAGAAAGTATACAGATTTCTGCAAACCTTGTTCAGATGAGTTGCAATAAATCTGCAGCATGTAACTATATCCCTATAGATACCATATTGGTTCCACCGGCCATAAGTGACCCCTCTGATGTACTGGGATTTTGGGGCAACTACAGTTTTGAAAGGTTTGTCCAAACTGGACaagtactttaaaggggttactagggttcatgtggtttctttatactgatgacctagcgaCATGATGGGTCCGGTCACTGATATGTGATCTGTGCGGGGCTGACACCTGGATCCGCCGTCAAGCAGCTGATCTGGCTGTGTCATGATGGAGGAAGCTACAACACCGGGCAGGGCTAGTACTTGAATAAAAACAGATCTGCTTATGTGCCTGTTGGTagccggatcagctgatctgtagggtgttgactagagatgagcgagtactgttcggatcagccgatccgaacagcacgcacgcattggaatgaatggacgtagccggcacgcggggggttaagcagccggcgtcaaagcggaagtaccaggtgcttccattcatttcaatgcgtgcgtgctgttcggatcggctgattcccaacagtactcgctcatctctagtgttgacaTTCACCAAATCAGATTATGACAACCTATCAGTATTGGTTTCTTCTTCAGTTATAAATCGTATTCCTGTGGCTCATTGCAGCCTGAACATGTCGCCATCTCTCATTCTAGGCCTATGTACACAAGAGTGTGATGGAAGAGTTAAAGCGGATCATTGACGACAGTGAAATCACGAAAGAAGACGATGCCCTGTGGCCCCCGCCTGATAGAGTTGGTCGACAGGTAAAATTTAAGTCGGGGGTCTTGAATGGTGATGGTCCTACCTTATGTTCATGGCTAAGGGGCACaagtatcatatacagtatatatactggcATGTGTATACGTAGGATGCGATGTATTCAGCTGTTGTGGATGGAGGTAGGGGGGGGCTTCAGTATATTAATGGATGTCTTCCTCATATTACAGGAGCTGGAGATTGTGATCGGAGATGAGCATATATCGTTTACTACATCAAAAATCGGTTCTCTTATAGATGTAAATCAGTCCAAGTAAGTTTTTGTCGTCTGTTATATTTTGCATTTGGCCCAGGGCAATGAATTGATGTTACAGGAATCTGCAAAGACCATACATGTGAGGATTGGTTCATATTTGTGtaggtattccgtccagggaagtctgcatgggaccccccctgaacggactaccaaacgcaattgcagtctgtgtgcttgccataaTATGTTTGCTCTGCCCTGTGTATGCGGAgatctatatatttatacattataCACACACCCTAGGGGATTAGcgtacattgtaatccctgttAGCACGGTATTGGGTATAGAGGCGTACATTGGTCATGTGTAGGTGTTAGGTACAGTCTTATAACCACCTTGTTTTTCTGTCTTGCAGAGACCCCGAAGGGTTGAGAGTTTTCTATTACCTCGTCCAGGACCTCAAGTGTTTGGTCTTCAGTTTGATTGGACTTCACTTCAAGATCAAACCCATCTAAGTGTTGGGGGGTGATGGgtgcacagtgtattttatttactttgtatTCGACTCTGAAATGTTTTTATGTTTGGTATCTTTTGTTTTTATAGATCTGACTCAGAATAAAATGGTGAAATTCTAACACGTGAGCCTCTTATTGTCAATGTAATTGTCTGTGCACTTATAGATGGATCCCTCGTAATATGAAGAGTCACAAACGTCTGAATCCAGAGCAGAAGGTCTAGGATGGGAACTAGTCTGTCCTTACAATAAGATTACATGGTGTCCTCGTTCAGTTTCCTCACAGCAGCAGTGCTTCTTATTCTGATGGTCAGTCCTCAGGATCAGACATCAGTATCTGGTcggaggggtctgacacctgatcCTGGACCTTTTCTAATAGGTGCAGGTTGCCTCCCCTTCCACTCTACAGCTGTGGTAGCGGCGAACTGCAGCTCTgtgtctattacttgaataggactgtTCTCAGCCCCGGCCACAGCAGCAGCTTCTGGATCAGTCTTGGGGGCCCTTTACTTTTACCTTACTAACCTGCCTCCATACTATCTGTGCTCACCTTGTGGGTCCATTCGCTGACACCGGCTGCCTCTCCTTATGCCTGCGGGCTATGAGGCCTCCAGTATATCATCATGTTAATGGATTTGCTGCTGTCTTATGTGCAGGGAACTATAGAACGGCTGTATTCATCATGAACAACTCTTCATGTAGACAAACACGTTATTTTGCAGAAATGTCTTAAGatcatttttcatactgatgaccaattCACAGGATCGCTCcatatctgatcagtgaggggtGACCCCTGTACCCTGCCGTGATCTGCTGATCTTGCTGTCCCTGCCTGCTGGAAGTGTTCCTTCTCCTCGAGTAATAGGTACAAGGCTGCAGTACCCTAGTGCCATCACTATACAGTGGGGGGAGCTGTGGCTCTTCACCTCTTATGTTAGGCTCACACTAGTGTTGCATCTCTGTTGTGCAGGCCTATTGGGGACCCAAACACTGGAGAGGCGGACTGCTAAATAGTGGTTACACTCTGagaccagcggaccccattgactataaaggggtctgtcaTTTTTAAACCTGGTGGAGGAGAAAGTCTAATGGAGTCTCCGGTGCAGATATGATATGgtggtagatacagtatatggtgGAGCAGCAGTAGATGCTAGAGTGCAgcacttaaggctaaagccccaggaTGCAATGTGGATtcttagcctaaagggggttTCAAGACCCAAGTAGAGTCTTCATACTAATCCACCCTATCAGCCATGCTGGTAGCCTCCGGTGCTGGGAGGTTCCACTGAATGGTGAGTGCACGCTGGCTGCATAGTGGTGGTAAAAGGGAATTACAGCGCCGCCCTGGAGGCTGCTGGATCAACCTGCAGAAACacatcgcagtttttcctgcagcatttttcacaaataatctgcagcttattcctctgtagattttctgcttctatgacacctatatggaaaacgccggcGTTCCCACGGTCTGAGATTTACAGTAATGGCTTTTCCGTTGtggattttttcctgcaatgtgtggatgggattagccagactcccagagactttgcaagtaatggaaaaggcaacgtggggcctcgatGTCACTTCTCCTTGACCCGGCATGGATCCAGGAGGGGGCGCTGCCTTGGCTCCGGTGGCCACCAGTCATGTGCTGCTGGCCATAATACAGACTATATGATGATGTCGAATGGTTTGTGCTGGCCGACTTATCGTCAGTAATTCCTCCAGTGCAGACCGACCCGTGTACACACAAGCTCCTGATCCCTACAGAGCACCACCGGTAAATACAGGGAGATATCTGGGTACGCTGCGTCAGATGACAAACTCCCCTCTGCTACACCGGAGCATTCCTTTGGCTTGTGATAAGTTCCTTACATGTAGCTTACTTTAGGGGACTGACGCTTCGAATCCATGGAACAAATAAAAATAGGGGTTTTTGCTGACAAGTTATTAGGTATATTTACTGTTTTTGACAACATTTAGTGACAACCCTCTtgctagaccccccccccccctcccaatcaGATTTGGGGTAAACAAAAACATCTGTGATGCAAAGCACTCGAAGGGTTAATCGAATATGAAACCGTAAAGAAATACGAATTTTTAAGACCAGCAAATACCGGGATCTACCAGCAGATGGCGATGTCCTCCCGCCTCCAATACAGCGGCTTGTGTTCAGCGAGTCAAGCCCTGGTCACGTGACACTGCTGTCACAGAGTTCTTTGCGACCTGTGGATGCCGTAGAGCAAGCAGCCCGTGACGTCATGGTGGTAAGTTCTCGATTAAGTTTCCATTACTATGGGATTGTTTGCACCTTGTATTACGTCAGGGCTCTGGAGCAGCAGCCTGCAGGGAGGTGGAGGGTTAAATAGATGTGCATggtgtataccagagcagcctctgTATACCACAGCTGTCTATGTCATGTAATGCCAATGAAATGAGCAATAGGGCTGCCTGTCTGTCTCTATTTAGGATTTATATCCCTTGAATTGTTGCACTTTGCAATGTAATCCCCAAATGGTGACTCTCCAattattgcaaaactacaactcccagcatgccctgagagCCGCAGACTGGATACTGCAATGATCCCACAGCTAGAAAGCCTTAGATCGGGGACTGAACCCCCAAAACATATCCGATCGTACCCAATGTAAATCCTACAAGTGTCTGTGTGTCCCGCTTTGTAGCCCATGTGCCTCTTTACACCCCAAAACTGTTTCCAGCACTTGTCCGCCCCacaggatagggggtaacttgccataaggtgagggtctgactgctgggacccccaccgaCCATGACAATGGTGTAGTGTAAAGAGATGAGTTGTCAGAAATGTgtgatctcccccctcccccactccattcattgctattggAACGCTGCACTATGGAGAC contains:
- the MAGOH gene encoding protein mago nashi homolog yields the protein MGSDFYLRYYVGHKGKFGHEFLEFEFRPDGKLRYANNSNYKNDVMIRKEAYVHKSVMEELKRIIDDSEITKEDDALWPPPDRVGRQELEIVIGDEHISFTTSKIGSLIDVNQSKDPEGLRVFYYLVQDLKCLVFSLIGLHFKIKPI